The Synergistaceae bacterium genome window below encodes:
- a CDS encoding iron-containing alcohol dehydrogenase, translated as MLNFDFYAPTRILFGRDTHKEIGDLLKPHANKVLLHYGGGSIKKSGLYDTVVTSIKASGLDFAELGGVKPNPRLSLVREGILLCKKENIGLILAVGGGSVIDSAKAIAMGVYYDGDVWDIYEEGKPIDKALPVATILTIPASGSESSGNTVVTNEEKRMKLGYGNPKLRPLLSIINPELFFTLPENQIANGVADMMSHVFERYFTNTTHTDLTDGLCETTLKTIMRNALMVIKTPKNYDAWAEVGFAGTIAHNGLVGMGREQDWACHGMEHELSAIYDVAHGAGLAVLTPAWMQYVYKDNINMFLQFAVNVMGVEGSYRSPETIILEGISRLREFFSKMGLPDTISKLGVGEDQLELMAKKATRIAYGGDEHPLGGLKKLYWQDVLEIYKLVK; from the coding sequence ATGCTTAATTTTGATTTTTACGCACCGACACGGATCCTCTTCGGCAGGGACACACATAAGGAAATCGGTGATTTGCTGAAGCCGCATGCAAACAAAGTTCTGCTGCATTACGGCGGCGGCAGTATTAAGAAGAGTGGTTTGTACGATACGGTGGTCACTTCTATAAAGGCAAGCGGCTTGGATTTCGCGGAGCTTGGCGGCGTAAAGCCGAATCCCCGCCTTTCCCTCGTGCGTGAAGGGATTCTTCTTTGTAAAAAAGAAAATATTGGGCTGATCCTTGCAGTAGGAGGCGGAAGTGTGATCGATTCCGCCAAAGCTATCGCCATGGGCGTGTATTATGACGGAGATGTTTGGGATATCTACGAGGAGGGCAAACCAATCGACAAAGCGCTTCCGGTTGCCACCATCCTGACCATTCCGGCGTCCGGCAGCGAATCGAGCGGCAATACGGTCGTCACCAACGAAGAAAAGAGGATGAAGCTGGGATACGGCAACCCGAAGCTGCGCCCTTTACTAAGCATCATAAACCCCGAGTTATTCTTCACTCTGCCTGAAAATCAGATCGCCAACGGAGTGGCGGATATGATGAGCCATGTTTTTGAACGTTATTTCACCAATACTACGCACACCGATTTGACAGATGGTCTTTGTGAAACGACGTTGAAAACTATCATGAGGAATGCTCTCATGGTAATCAAAACCCCGAAAAACTACGATGCCTGGGCCGAAGTTGGCTTCGCCGGTACGATTGCCCACAACGGTCTTGTAGGTATGGGCCGCGAACAGGATTGGGCCTGCCACGGCATGGAACATGAGCTCTCCGCTATTTATGATGTCGCCCACGGTGCGGGCCTTGCCGTATTAACCCCTGCTTGGATGCAATATGTTTATAAAGACAACATCAATATGTTCCTGCAATTCGCGGTCAATGTCATGGGCGTGGAGGGCAGCTACCGTTCCCCCGAAACGATTATCCTGGAGGGTATCTCCCGCCTGCGTGAATTTTTTAGTAAGATGGGGCTTCCGGATACGATATCGAAGCTTGGTGTCGGAGAGGATCAACTGGAGCTGATGGCAAAGAAGGCGACCAGGATCGCATACGGCGGTGACGAGCACCCCCTCGGCGGACTCAAGAAACTTTATTGGCAGGATGTACTGGAGATTTATAAGCTGGTGAAATAA
- a CDS encoding ATP-binding cassette domain-containing protein has product MLEMINVGVIFNGDDGETQILKGINLTLQNKKIYVMTGPNGGGKSSIAKTIMGIYQPTGGQILLDGIDITHKELYERARLGIGYAFQQPARFKGITVRDLLRIASGTDQSVNQCDLLYDVGLCAQDYLDREVNSSLSGGELKRIEIATILARNLKVAIFDEPEAGIDLWSFQRLTETFEALNEKGDTTIIVISHQERILNLADEVIMVTNGTVNEITSREKILSEISELDSACRCRQSCKGGRADAGCNR; this is encoded by the coding sequence ATGCTCGAAATGATAAATGTCGGTGTCATATTCAACGGCGACGACGGAGAGACACAAATATTAAAAGGAATCAACCTGACTTTGCAGAATAAAAAAATTTACGTGATGACCGGCCCCAACGGAGGAGGGAAATCTTCCATCGCAAAAACAATAATGGGGATATACCAGCCTACGGGCGGGCAAATTTTATTGGATGGCATTGATATTACTCATAAGGAGCTTTATGAGCGCGCCCGTTTGGGCATAGGTTATGCTTTTCAGCAGCCGGCCCGTTTCAAAGGCATCACAGTGAGGGACCTTTTGAGGATAGCATCTGGAACCGATCAGTCTGTAAACCAATGCGACCTTCTTTACGATGTGGGCTTGTGCGCTCAGGATTATTTGGACCGCGAGGTAAATTCCAGCCTTTCCGGAGGGGAATTAAAACGTATTGAAATTGCCACAATATTAGCACGTAACCTTAAAGTGGCAATTTTTGACGAACCGGAAGCAGGAATTGATTTATGGAGTTTCCAAAGGTTAACAGAAACTTTTGAAGCTCTGAATGAAAAAGGTGACACTACTATTATTGTTATATCGCATCAGGAGCGGATCCTGAATTTGGCTGATGAGGTCATCATGGTCACAAACGGGACTGTCAACGAGATAACAAGCCGGGAGAAAATACTTAGTGAAATCAGTGAGCTTGATTCGGCCTGCCGCTGCAGGCAGAGCTGTAAAGGTGGAAGAGCAGATGCTGGATGCAATAGATAA
- a CDS encoding FAD-dependent oxidoreductase — MRIIIIGAVAAGTSAAAKARRNSEDAEIIVYERDSFISYSGCGMPYYIGGQVRSANTLIPRDAAYFKNKYNVDIFTLHEVLSINPDRKTIEIKNLSSGEILTDVYDKLVIASGASAIVPPIKGADTGHVFTLRNINDMNRIKTYIDTNSPKSAVIIGTGSIGLEVCENLKGLGIEVTMLEKLAQVTPGLDSDMAVYVREHIEKNGVLVLTDVSVSEITESSVILSDGKEIKTDMVLLSTGVHPNTELAKAAGIELGVAGAIRVDTKMQTSINNIYACGDCIEQFHVVTGKHVYRPLGSTANKTGRIAGDCVTGGSLEFRGILGTGIFKIFDMTVAQTGLSEREARELGYDVEVCHNIKPNKPEYMGGRDMVIKGIADRTSGRLIGAQIVGFDGVDKRIDVFVTAITFKAKAEDLFHLDLAYAPQFSTTKDPVMYTGMILDNAINKNRPLITAQALDTLMRSGESYTLIDARDAVQYEKGHIETAKSVSQEKLRSATDILDKETVAVTYCNKGTTGNAAQNILANNGFNKVYNLSGGYKQYMITHEKQD, encoded by the coding sequence ATGAGGATCATAATCATCGGAGCCGTTGCCGCCGGAACATCTGCTGCCGCAAAGGCAAGGAGAAACAGCGAGGATGCTGAAATAATTGTCTATGAACGAGATAGTTTTATCTCTTATTCCGGCTGCGGCATGCCGTATTACATAGGCGGCCAGGTCCGGAGTGCAAATACACTGATCCCACGCGATGCCGCTTATTTCAAAAACAAATATAATGTGGATATTTTTACCCTGCACGAGGTGCTTTCCATTAATCCGGACAGGAAGACAATAGAGATAAAAAATCTCTCATCGGGTGAGATTTTGACGGATGTTTATGACAAACTTGTGATCGCTTCAGGGGCAAGCGCGATCGTACCTCCGATAAAAGGCGCAGACACCGGCCATGTCTTCACCTTGCGCAATATCAATGATATGAATCGGATCAAAACCTATATTGATACAAATTCTCCAAAGTCTGCCGTAATAATAGGCACCGGATCTATCGGACTTGAAGTCTGTGAAAATCTGAAGGGGCTTGGGATTGAAGTGACCATGCTTGAAAAGCTCGCACAGGTCACACCCGGGCTTGACAGCGACATGGCTGTTTATGTGAGAGAGCATATTGAAAAGAACGGTGTTCTTGTTTTGACCGACGTTTCTGTTTCTGAAATCACAGAAAGCAGTGTCATTTTATCGGATGGCAAGGAAATAAAAACCGACATGGTCCTTCTGTCCACCGGAGTACATCCAAATACTGAGTTGGCTAAAGCAGCCGGGATAGAGCTTGGCGTTGCCGGTGCAATTCGGGTGGATACGAAGATGCAGACGAGTATAAACAATATTTATGCCTGTGGTGACTGCATAGAGCAATTCCATGTTGTAACAGGGAAACATGTTTACCGGCCGCTTGGTTCCACCGCAAACAAGACAGGCAGAATAGCAGGGGACTGCGTTACAGGTGGCAGTCTTGAGTTCAGGGGGATTTTGGGGACCGGGATCTTCAAAATTTTCGACATGACAGTGGCGCAGACGGGATTGTCCGAACGCGAAGCACGTGAATTGGGATACGATGTTGAGGTATGCCACAACATCAAACCGAATAAGCCAGAATATATGGGCGGTAGAGATATGGTAATCAAAGGCATAGCGGACAGAACATCGGGACGATTGATCGGAGCACAGATCGTAGGCTTTGATGGTGTGGATAAAAGAATAGATGTTTTTGTGACCGCAATTACCTTCAAAGCTAAGGCAGAAGATCTATTCCATCTTGATTTGGCCTATGCTCCACAGTTTTCAACGACGAAAGACCCTGTAATGTACACTGGCATGATACTGGATAACGCTATCAATAAAAACAGGCCGTTGATCACGGCACAGGCTTTGGATACTTTGATGCGATCCGGTGAAAGTTATACACTCATCGACGCGAGGGATGCAGTCCAATATGAAAAAGGCCATATAGAAACAGCAAAGAGCGTCTCCCAGGAAAAACTCAGGAGTGCCACTGATATTCTTGATAAGGAAACTGTTGCGGTAACCTACTGCAACAAGGGGACTACAGGAAACGCTGCCCAGAACATATTGGCTAATAATGGATTTAATAAGGTATATAACCTTTCCGGCGGGTATAAGCAATACATGATAACGCATGAAAAACAAGATTGA
- the rlmD gene encoding 23S rRNA (uracil(1939)-C(5))-methyltransferase RlmD: protein MIQGEIHKFQITDINNEGEGVVRAGDGRFVLFVPDALQGEEVTARILRIKKNYGIAKVIERHNDSPARVTPVCPSFGRCGGCQLQHMKYTEQLNLKTKTVIDALKRIGGISDPNVKNCVASPTEWGYRNKASLPTQSMAHEKFIAGFYRPRSHDIVKFEQCPVLLPSLEKNVTSIINDIRKNNFYGCKVGSKNNVTEFIRHIVFRSSKFLNESLCGVIGNRNLNGFEIKKLVAIAEKNSASLNGFIYNKNTSSGNFIWGDKFTLLYGTSTIHELLAPYRFTFEISSFFQINSEQALNIYNYAAQLVLDKSPRNILELYSGIGSMTAFLAAVAKNVTAVESWRPAAKYMDENARTNGLNNITGYTGTAEEILKGLSDKKFDVVVVDPPRSGCTPEVINSIIKIAPERIVYVSCNPATLARDIRLLLNFNYKIITAQPFDMFPQTGHVECVALMERG, encoded by the coding sequence ATGATACAGGGCGAGATACATAAATTTCAAATAACTGATATAAACAATGAAGGTGAAGGTGTCGTCAGGGCCGGTGACGGGCGCTTCGTGCTTTTTGTTCCTGATGCGCTTCAGGGTGAGGAAGTAACAGCACGCATCCTGCGCATAAAAAAAAATTACGGGATCGCAAAAGTAATTGAAAGACACAACGATTCCCCTGCGCGAGTAACTCCGGTCTGTCCTTCTTTCGGTCGTTGCGGCGGATGTCAGCTTCAGCATATGAAATACACGGAGCAATTAAACCTCAAGACAAAAACTGTTATTGATGCGCTAAAAAGAATCGGCGGGATATCCGACCCAAATGTAAAAAACTGCGTTGCATCTCCGACGGAATGGGGTTATAGAAATAAAGCCTCCCTGCCGACACAAAGCATGGCTCATGAAAAATTTATCGCAGGATTTTACCGTCCCAGAAGCCATGATATCGTTAAATTTGAACAATGCCCCGTTCTTTTGCCAAGTTTAGAGAAAAACGTAACATCTATCATCAATGATATCCGTAAAAATAATTTTTATGGCTGCAAAGTTGGAAGTAAAAATAATGTTACTGAATTTATAAGACATATTGTTTTTCGTTCATCAAAATTTTTAAATGAATCTCTTTGCGGGGTAATCGGCAATAGAAATTTGAATGGCTTTGAGATAAAAAAACTTGTGGCCATAGCAGAAAAAAATTCAGCATCTCTGAATGGCTTTATTTACAACAAAAACACATCTTCAGGTAATTTCATATGGGGAGATAAATTCACCCTGCTTTATGGTACATCCACAATACATGAATTACTGGCCCCATATAGGTTCACATTTGAAATATCTTCTTTTTTCCAGATCAATTCGGAACAGGCATTAAACATCTATAACTATGCCGCACAGCTAGTGCTTGATAAGTCTCCGCGGAATATTCTTGAACTTTATTCCGGCATAGGGAGTATGACGGCATTTCTTGCGGCAGTAGCCAAAAATGTTACTGCAGTCGAGAGTTGGAGGCCTGCGGCAAAGTATATGGATGAAAATGCCAGGACCAACGGATTGAACAATATCACAGGATATACAGGCACAGCCGAAGAGATTTTAAAAGGCCTGTCAGACAAAAAGTTCGATGTTGTAGTTGTTGATCCGCCGCGCAGCGGCTGCACGCCGGAGGTTATAAACTCAATAATTAAAATCGCGCCGGAGCGGATAGTATACGTCTCCTGTAATCCTGCAACATTGGCAAGAGATATTAGGTTATTGCTTAATTTTAATTACAAAATTATAACAGCCCAGCCATTTGACATGTTTCCCCAGACGGGGCACGTTGAGTGTGTTGCATTGATGGAGCGGGGATAA
- a CDS encoding SufD family Fe-S cluster assembly protein, translated as MEEQMLDAIDKKLLAEVADLHEIPQGAFNIRKNGQGVDRHTTANINIVTKKDKPGIDVTIKAGTKGESVHIPVILSQGMDDLVYNTFEVGEDADVLIVAGCGIHNPGSQKAQHDGIHEFFIRKGARMKYVEKHYGEGEGGGARILNPKTIIEVEENGTAELEMVQIKGIDSALRETEVRLQKNARLIVTERLLTYLDQRAESNITVSLMGEDASAQIISRSVAQNNSRQLFHLNMRGYARCRGHIQCDSIIMDQAQVSSVPEISAFNSDAQLIHEAAIGKIASEQLIKLMSLGMTEKEAEEAVLNGFLK; from the coding sequence GTGGAAGAGCAGATGCTGGATGCAATAGATAAAAAACTGTTGGCTGAAGTCGCCGATTTGCATGAGATACCTCAGGGGGCATTCAATATACGGAAAAACGGGCAGGGTGTAGACCGTCATACAACAGCTAATATCAATATAGTCACAAAAAAAGATAAGCCTGGCATCGATGTAACAATAAAGGCCGGAACTAAAGGAGAAAGCGTGCACATCCCGGTAATTTTATCTCAAGGTATGGATGACCTCGTTTACAATACGTTTGAAGTGGGGGAGGATGCGGATGTGTTGATTGTCGCCGGCTGCGGGATCCATAACCCGGGCAGCCAAAAAGCCCAACATGATGGGATCCATGAATTCTTTATACGTAAAGGTGCCAGGATGAAGTATGTGGAAAAACATTACGGCGAGGGAGAGGGCGGCGGAGCCAGGATCCTAAACCCAAAAACCATCATTGAAGTGGAAGAGAACGGCACCGCCGAGCTCGAAATGGTTCAAATCAAAGGGATCGACAGCGCATTGCGGGAGACAGAAGTGCGTTTGCAGAAAAATGCACGGTTGATTGTAACCGAAAGGCTCCTCACCTATTTGGATCAGAGAGCCGAATCCAATATTACGGTAAGTTTGATGGGGGAAGATGCATCCGCTCAAATCATCTCACGGTCAGTTGCGCAGAATAATTCCAGACAGCTGTTCCATTTGAATATGCGCGGTTATGCCAGATGCCGCGGCCATATCCAGTGTGATTCTATTATAATGGACCAAGCACAGGTATCGTCTGTTCCTGAAATCTCAGCCTTTAATTCTGACGCTCAGTTGATCCATGAAGCGGCAATAGGTAAAATTGCTTCTGAACAGTTAATTAAACTGATGTCGCTGGGCATGACTGAAAAAGAAGCAGAAGAAGCTGTTTTGAATGGATTTTTAAAATAA